A section of the Thermotoga caldifontis AZM44c09 genome encodes:
- the tdh gene encoding L-threonine 3-dehydrogenase, producing the protein MKALMKTSMAEGLTMVEVPEPGEPGPTEVLIRVKTASICGSDVHIFRWDSWAQSRIKPPLIIGHEFSGIVERVGEAVQTVKVGDYVACETHIPCLSCVQCRTNRMHVCRNMKILGVDTNGAFAEYVKVPQTVVWKLSKEIDPIFASVMEPFGNAVHTALVEDLTGKVVLISGVGPIGAMAIQVAKVSGAALVIASEIKDYRKALALKNGADIVIDPTREDLEDRVMRLTEGNGVDVFLEMSGSVDALKQGLKVTTNGGTVAILGLYGKEISFNVDELVTFKALKVFGITGRKMFETWYIADRLLKHKRIDLSKVVTHVISFDEWEYGFELMMKGECGKVVMKFDHSIIKRYG; encoded by the coding sequence ATGAAAGCGTTGATGAAAACATCCATGGCGGAAGGTCTGACGATGGTGGAGGTACCGGAACCCGGTGAACCCGGGCCGACCGAAGTCCTGATCAGGGTGAAAACGGCTTCCATATGTGGCTCCGACGTGCACATCTTCAGATGGGATAGCTGGGCACAGAGTCGCATAAAACCCCCCCTCATCATCGGTCACGAGTTCTCCGGGATCGTTGAACGGGTCGGGGAAGCCGTTCAAACTGTCAAGGTCGGAGATTACGTCGCCTGTGAAACTCACATACCATGTCTGAGCTGTGTTCAGTGCCGCACGAACAGGATGCACGTCTGCCGAAACATGAAAATTCTCGGCGTCGACACCAACGGAGCTTTTGCAGAATACGTGAAGGTGCCACAAACAGTCGTGTGGAAGTTGTCGAAAGAGATCGATCCCATCTTCGCATCTGTGATGGAACCTTTCGGTAACGCTGTTCACACAGCGCTCGTCGAAGATCTAACGGGTAAAGTTGTCCTCATCAGCGGTGTGGGACCCATAGGTGCCATGGCGATACAGGTGGCGAAGGTTTCTGGAGCCGCTCTGGTCATCGCCTCGGAGATAAAGGATTACAGAAAAGCCCTCGCGCTGAAAAACGGTGCGGATATCGTGATAGATCCCACAAGGGAAGATCTCGAAGATAGGGTGATGCGTTTGACCGAAGGAAACGGTGTCGATGTCTTTCTCGAAATGTCCGGTAGCGTGGACGCACTCAAGCAGGGCTTGAAGGTGACGACCAACGGTGGAACGGTGGCGATCCTGGGACTGTATGGAAAAGAGATCTCATTCAACGTGGACGAGCTGGTCACGTTCAAGGCCCTCAAGGTCTTCGGCATAACGGGAAGAAAAATGTTCGAGACGTGGTACATAGCCGATAGACTCTTGAAACACAAAAGGATCGATCTCTCAAAGGTTGTCACCCACGTGATCAGCTTTGACGAGTGGGAATATGGATTCGAATTGATGATGAAGGGAGAATGCGGCAAGGTGGTCATGAAGTTCGATCATTCGATCATCAAAAGGTACGGATAG
- a CDS encoding DAK2 domain-containing protein — MNGKFMKLAFEKATEELALHVDELNALNVFPVPDGDTGSNMLATMREGCKYLEQLTKTDLKSVMDAIKNGTLMGARGNSGVILSQIFRGFAVYCEKKKALEPQDILGMIREAKNVAYKSVMKPVEGTILTVLRRIVERSEEAASFQDFPEVFGWIVQVAEQAVRETPKLLPVLREANVVDAGAKGLFYIFKGFHAASLGEQANLELVATKSGEVTVELPIEELTFQYCTEVMIKRENNFSDTEVEKFRSFLESVGDSAVVVHDSAILKTHVHTNNPGVVIEEALKYGELLKVKIDNMKLQHEHLVQQSEPRRKYGFVAVSPGQGITAVLRNLGVDQIVRGGQTMNPSTADLKIAIERVNADVVFVFPNNPNIHMAARQAAEQINGKKVILIPTNTVQECISAMMAFDPNESEDVLTDKFNEAAKYIIALSITRAVRDAKHNGTKIKKGEYMVLKGKSLIAHGQSLKQALHRALLSLDLRNREVVTIFKGQEATDEEVAILESVFRKVMDNPQIDIHEGGQPHYPYLLMIE; from the coding sequence GTGAACGGGAAGTTCATGAAGCTTGCGTTCGAGAAGGCAACAGAAGAACTTGCCCTCCATGTGGACGAGCTGAACGCACTCAACGTCTTCCCCGTGCCCGACGGAGACACAGGTTCGAACATGCTTGCGACCATGCGCGAAGGATGTAAATACTTAGAGCAACTGACAAAAACGGACCTGAAGTCCGTTATGGACGCCATCAAGAACGGCACGTTGATGGGAGCACGCGGAAATTCTGGTGTGATCCTTTCACAGATATTTCGAGGCTTTGCGGTCTATTGTGAGAAGAAGAAAGCTCTGGAACCGCAGGACATTCTCGGCATGATCAGAGAGGCAAAGAACGTGGCCTACAAATCCGTGATGAAACCGGTTGAGGGTACGATCCTCACTGTGCTGAGGAGGATTGTCGAACGATCGGAAGAGGCCGCGAGTTTTCAAGATTTTCCCGAAGTCTTTGGCTGGATCGTCCAGGTTGCGGAGCAGGCCGTGAGAGAGACACCAAAGCTTTTGCCCGTGCTCAGAGAGGCGAACGTGGTGGATGCAGGTGCAAAGGGATTGTTCTACATATTCAAAGGTTTCCACGCCGCCTCACTCGGTGAGCAGGCCAACTTGGAGCTGGTCGCGACCAAGAGCGGAGAAGTGACGGTAGAACTTCCAATCGAAGAACTGACTTTCCAGTACTGCACCGAGGTCATGATAAAGAGGGAAAACAATTTTTCCGACACCGAGGTAGAAAAATTCAGGAGCTTTCTCGAGAGCGTTGGAGACTCAGCCGTCGTTGTGCACGATTCTGCGATTCTGAAGACTCACGTTCATACGAACAACCCCGGCGTGGTCATAGAGGAAGCTCTGAAGTACGGCGAACTGCTGAAGGTGAAGATAGACAACATGAAGCTTCAGCACGAGCACCTTGTCCAGCAGAGTGAACCGAGGAGAAAGTACGGTTTTGTGGCTGTCTCACCGGGTCAGGGCATAACCGCGGTACTGAGGAATCTGGGTGTTGATCAGATCGTCAGGGGCGGACAGACCATGAACCCCAGCACGGCAGATCTGAAGATCGCCATCGAGAGGGTCAACGCGGATGTGGTCTTCGTTTTCCCGAACAATCCGAACATTCACATGGCTGCCAGGCAAGCCGCAGAGCAGATAAACGGTAAGAAAGTCATTCTGATACCCACCAACACCGTTCAGGAGTGTATCTCCGCCATGATGGCCTTCGATCCGAACGAATCTGAGGACGTTCTCACCGATAAATTCAACGAGGCCGCGAAGTACATCATAGCTCTCAGCATCACGAGGGCTGTCAGGGATGCAAAACACAACGGTACGAAGATCAAGAAGGGCGAGTACATGGTCCTGAAAGGTAAGTCACTGATCGCCCACGGCCAATCACTGAAGCAGGCGTTGCACAGGGCGCTGCTGTCGCTGGATTTGAGAAACAGGGAGGTCGTCACCATCTTCAAAGGACAGGAGGCCACCGACGAAGAGGTGGCCATCCTGGAAAGCGTTTTCAGAAAAGTCATGGACAACCCGCAGATAGACATTCATGAAGGTGGTCAGCCGCACTATCCGTACCTTTTGATGATCGAATGA
- a CDS encoding Asp23/Gls24 family envelope stress response protein, giving the protein MIKLEYGDLEISLKALKKLAYIATLQSYGPVKIDSESFFGKLFGEKEEERIKVEELENGKIVVDIYIEVEYGVKVTEVAKNIMESVSHVMRNIGGYEDVEVNVHVTGVR; this is encoded by the coding sequence GTGATCAAGCTGGAATATGGAGATCTTGAAATAAGTTTGAAAGCACTCAAGAAGCTTGCATACATAGCGACACTCCAGAGTTATGGACCTGTGAAAATCGATTCAGAGAGTTTTTTTGGGAAACTTTTCGGTGAGAAAGAAGAGGAACGTATCAAGGTCGAAGAGCTTGAAAATGGCAAGATCGTTGTTGACATCTACATCGAGGTCGAGTACGGTGTGAAGGTCACCGAGGTGGCGAAGAACATAATGGAGAGTGTGTCTCACGTCATGCGAAATATAGGTGGTTACGAGGACGTTGAGGTCAACGTGCACGTGACAGGGGTTCGCTGA
- the dxs gene encoding 1-deoxy-D-xylulose-5-phosphate synthase, producing MTIDQLKDARIEDLERFAELIRKRIIEVVSQNGGHLASNLGVVELTLALYKVFDPRENIIVWDTSHQCYAHKLLTYRWEQFSTLRKLGGISGFNSIKESAFDRFGAGHAGTAIAAALGIEKALNLLGQKKNVIVVLGDGALTNGETLESLNQLKSLNSKLKIVLNDNGMSISKNVGALSEAFARLRTSQAYVMFKNLVKKVLSASSTGKNLEEELKRFREGLKQFIQGIDFFEALGLKHIGPVDGHDLKLLVEMFERIKDYDYPVVVHVVTQKGKGYKPAEENCVFFHSSPRFDPESGEPVVREGWLSYSDVFGETLVRLARKDERLFAITAAMPDGTGLRKFSEVFPDRFVDLGITEQSCVTFAAGLAIAGFRPIVAIYSTFLQRAYDQIIHDVALQDLNVIFAVDRAGLVGEDGPTHHGVFDIAFFRTVPNSKIFAPCCLQELINVLRSVVEKDVKGVVAIRYPRQAEEGNFDDMWKKSALIDPFRWEIVKEGKNVAILAVGTMVQNALKADLDATVVYVRCVKPLDETTLERVAETHELIVTVEEGIVSGGFGESVLSCLNRKGWRGSVLIVGINDEFVSHGSREELLKLKGLDPEGIRERVVSFLRKEVGTCGDQAGIWRS from the coding sequence ATAACGATAGACCAACTTAAGGATGCGCGAATCGAAGACCTTGAGCGCTTCGCTGAATTGATAAGAAAAAGGATAATCGAGGTCGTTTCCCAGAACGGGGGGCATCTGGCGTCAAATCTGGGTGTGGTGGAACTCACACTTGCACTCTACAAGGTGTTCGACCCGAGGGAAAACATCATCGTTTGGGACACTTCTCATCAATGTTATGCGCACAAACTCTTGACTTACAGGTGGGAACAATTCTCCACACTGAGAAAGCTTGGAGGCATAAGTGGCTTCAATTCCATCAAAGAGAGCGCATTCGACAGGTTCGGTGCGGGCCATGCAGGAACTGCGATCGCTGCTGCCCTCGGTATCGAGAAAGCCTTGAACCTGCTGGGACAAAAGAAGAACGTCATCGTCGTTCTCGGTGATGGCGCACTGACCAACGGTGAGACCCTGGAGAGTCTGAACCAGCTGAAGAGTTTGAACTCGAAACTGAAAATCGTCCTGAACGACAACGGTATGTCCATCTCGAAGAACGTTGGTGCTCTGTCCGAGGCTTTCGCGAGATTGCGCACGAGTCAGGCGTACGTGATGTTCAAAAACCTCGTGAAAAAAGTGCTGTCTGCTTCCTCTACGGGTAAAAACCTGGAAGAGGAATTGAAAAGGTTCAGAGAAGGCCTGAAACAGTTCATTCAAGGAATCGATTTCTTTGAGGCCCTGGGCTTGAAGCACATAGGACCCGTCGATGGGCACGATCTGAAATTGCTTGTCGAGATGTTCGAGAGGATCAAAGATTACGATTATCCCGTGGTGGTGCACGTCGTCACACAGAAAGGCAAAGGTTACAAACCGGCCGAGGAGAACTGCGTGTTCTTCCACAGCTCACCGAGGTTCGACCCAGAATCGGGAGAGCCAGTCGTCAGAGAGGGCTGGCTCTCTTACAGTGATGTTTTCGGAGAGACTCTCGTCAGATTGGCTCGGAAGGATGAAAGACTGTTCGCCATAACCGCAGCTATGCCCGATGGAACGGGGTTGAGGAAGTTTTCGGAGGTGTTTCCGGACAGGTTCGTCGATCTCGGCATCACCGAGCAATCCTGCGTGACGTTCGCGGCTGGACTCGCGATTGCTGGATTCAGACCAATCGTCGCGATTTACTCGACGTTTTTACAGCGCGCGTACGATCAGATCATCCACGACGTAGCTTTGCAGGATCTGAACGTGATTTTCGCTGTGGACCGTGCGGGACTGGTGGGGGAGGACGGACCAACGCACCACGGGGTGTTCGACATAGCCTTTTTCAGGACTGTGCCGAACAGTAAGATATTCGCTCCGTGTTGTCTGCAGGAACTGATCAATGTGCTGAGATCGGTTGTGGAGAAGGATGTAAAAGGAGTCGTGGCGATCAGGTATCCCAGGCAGGCAGAGGAAGGAAACTTCGACGATATGTGGAAAAAATCGGCTTTGATTGATCCATTCCGCTGGGAGATAGTCAAAGAGGGGAAAAACGTGGCCATCCTGGCCGTTGGCACGATGGTGCAGAACGCTTTGAAGGCTGATCTCGATGCCACCGTCGTTTACGTACGATGCGTTAAACCGTTGGACGAAACCACGCTGGAGAGGGTGGCAGAAACTCACGAACTGATTGTAACCGTGGAAGAGGGTATCGTCAGCGGTGGATTCGGAGAATCCGTGCTGAGCTGTCTGAACAGAAAAGGTTGGCGCGGGAGTGTACTCATCGTGGGGATCAACGATGAGTTCGTGTCACACGGTAGCAGAGAGGAACTTTTGAAGCTGAAAGGACTCGATCCGGAAGGCATTCGCGAACGTGTGGTATCATTCTTGAGAAAGGAGGTTGGTACCTGTGGTGATCAAGCTGGAATATGGAGATCTTGA
- the xseB gene encoding exodeoxyribonuclease VII small subunit — MKIEELMNELERIVELLNSQNLSLDESLELYRKGVEIYKRLQEALNRAKIEVEDLYAQLHRNGVGESDNDRPT; from the coding sequence ATGAAGATAGAAGAGCTGATGAATGAACTCGAAAGGATCGTGGAACTGTTGAACTCTCAAAACCTGTCGCTGGACGAGTCTCTGGAACTTTACAGGAAAGGTGTGGAGATCTACAAGAGGCTTCAGGAAGCTCTGAACAGAGCCAAGATAGAAGTGGAAGATCTTTACGCTCAGTTGCATCGAAACGGGGTGGGAGAGAGTGATAACGATAGACCAACTTAA
- the xseA gene encoding exodeoxyribonuclease VII large subunit — protein sequence MEWGEERVYSVSDITFYIENLFESDENLTDVTVVGEVVDCKTRNDHLFFSLKDEQASIGCVMFQGAHMGIHLEDGMMVQANGDVRVYPPRGQYRLVCRRLRHLPDRGLMFLKLKETYERLSKMGIFDKPKKRLPKFPSTIGVITSRDSAALQDILRTISERFPFVKVVLYHTSVQGKGAKEEILKALYDANLDELDVVIIARGGGATEDLWLFNDEEVVMGVYALRHPVITGVGHQIDSVLVDLVADVAAHTPTAAAQNAVPDMREIVGNVERSLQTCFTNIIRLWNRTKERSDELLLEMKRGVTQLLDDFEKSSKQSLEKLKTLIDGKVDSLNRKLELAGARLNLLNPVAELERGYAIVEKDGVRVHSSRELSPGDVLMVRFHDGSVKVVVDEDRRADE from the coding sequence GTGGAGTGGGGTGAAGAGCGGGTCTACAGTGTGAGCGACATCACCTTCTACATAGAGAATCTCTTTGAGAGCGATGAGAATCTGACCGACGTGACCGTGGTCGGTGAGGTGGTCGATTGCAAGACGAGAAACGATCATCTGTTCTTCTCGCTGAAGGATGAACAGGCTTCGATCGGCTGCGTGATGTTCCAGGGAGCGCACATGGGAATCCATCTGGAAGATGGGATGATGGTTCAGGCGAACGGTGACGTGAGGGTTTATCCACCAAGGGGACAGTACAGACTGGTGTGCAGAAGGTTGAGACATCTCCCTGACAGAGGACTCATGTTCCTGAAACTCAAAGAGACGTACGAACGGCTCAGCAAGATGGGAATTTTTGACAAACCAAAGAAGCGACTCCCAAAATTCCCGTCCACGATCGGGGTGATCACGTCCAGGGATTCGGCCGCCCTTCAAGACATCCTCAGGACCATATCCGAAAGATTTCCATTCGTGAAGGTGGTGCTCTACCACACGAGTGTTCAGGGAAAGGGAGCCAAAGAAGAGATTTTGAAGGCCCTGTACGATGCGAATCTCGATGAACTCGACGTTGTGATAATAGCCCGTGGTGGAGGTGCGACCGAGGATCTTTGGTTGTTCAACGACGAAGAGGTAGTGATGGGTGTGTACGCCCTGAGACATCCCGTGATAACTGGTGTAGGCCATCAAATAGATTCTGTGCTGGTCGATCTGGTGGCTGACGTGGCTGCCCACACACCAACAGCCGCCGCTCAGAACGCCGTGCCAGATATGAGAGAGATCGTTGGAAATGTCGAGCGTTCTCTGCAGACGTGCTTCACGAACATCATCAGACTCTGGAATCGCACCAAGGAACGCTCAGACGAGCTTCTGCTCGAGATGAAAAGGGGCGTGACCCAGTTGCTGGATGACTTTGAGAAGTCTTCAAAGCAGAGTCTTGAGAAACTGAAAACACTGATCGACGGCAAAGTCGATTCTTTGAACCGGAAGCTCGAGCTGGCGGGTGCCAGGTTGAACCTTTTGAATCCCGTCGCCGAACTTGAAAGGGGTTACGCGATCGTTGAGAAGGATGGGGTCAGGGTTCACTCGAGCAGGGAACTGTCCCCGGGAGACGTTTTGATGGTAAGATTCCACGATGGATCGGTGAAGGTGGTAGTGGATGAAGATAGAAGAGCTGATGAATGA
- a CDS encoding MutS-related protein has product MMSGFVDGPTRSFTMVDEILGPFSPKTAYGRRALDDFSCVLTSQEQFLSHWARLEKVLALSPESVERMEKILEKVPDLSHQIEHGFAEISDFAKLKRFVFYFMSLSKIAGQIWDLPDVSGFWKVLSHFFGEGETLQLQSETLLNLRKAHFEITQQLKKEFSHLCDRVYSLVGLRPLGEEFTVSVEIGRKLTEANLAQLLKDYGERWHMRLIDTEKATSLKRDLEALEEKMQDETEKLLKDIRRQIEGSLDLLRACERTIETIDLDLSRYKMYFAYRCCRPEVGETLRVVKGRFIPTLNYCEQNGYEYYPIDLDAKSGVTVLCGPNMGGKTTALRTVGAFVLLFQLGYPVPADRFTSPIFNAVRFVSRGEEIGFSSFAMEIRSLVQALKLEGKKLLLLDEFGASTNPIEGEALVLAVVEHFSASQDYVFLTTHYPRVVLKAENVYGCGRIKNIDEDDPHKMFDYSLVPNVKHVEKIGLIIAGKLGLPSDVLERARRYCGVG; this is encoded by the coding sequence ATGATGAGCGGTTTCGTGGATGGACCGACCAGGTCCTTCACGATGGTTGACGAGATTCTGGGGCCCTTCTCACCGAAAACCGCGTATGGGAGGAGGGCCCTGGATGATTTTTCGTGTGTTCTGACATCTCAGGAGCAGTTTTTATCCCACTGGGCTCGACTGGAAAAGGTTCTCGCACTCAGTCCAGAATCTGTGGAAAGAATGGAAAAGATCTTGGAAAAGGTTCCGGATCTGAGCCATCAGATCGAACACGGCTTTGCGGAGATATCTGACTTCGCCAAATTGAAGAGGTTCGTGTTCTATTTCATGTCGCTCAGCAAGATCGCTGGTCAAATCTGGGACCTTCCGGATGTCAGTGGTTTCTGGAAGGTCCTTTCTCATTTCTTCGGCGAAGGAGAAACTCTTCAGCTTCAGTCGGAAACGTTGCTCAACCTCAGAAAGGCACATTTTGAAATAACGCAACAACTCAAAAAAGAGTTTTCTCACCTGTGTGATCGAGTGTACAGTCTGGTTGGCCTGAGACCTCTCGGTGAAGAGTTCACCGTTTCTGTAGAGATCGGGAGAAAGCTAACTGAGGCCAATCTGGCACAGCTCCTGAAGGACTACGGTGAGCGCTGGCACATGCGCTTGATAGACACCGAGAAAGCGACCTCGCTGAAGCGAGATCTTGAGGCTCTGGAAGAAAAGATGCAGGACGAAACTGAAAAGTTGCTGAAAGATATCAGGCGACAGATTGAAGGTTCTCTCGATCTTCTCAGAGCGTGTGAACGAACCATTGAAACTATCGATCTGGACCTGTCACGTTACAAAATGTATTTCGCGTACAGATGTTGCAGGCCCGAAGTTGGGGAAACTCTGCGTGTGGTCAAAGGCAGGTTCATTCCCACACTGAACTATTGTGAGCAGAACGGATACGAGTATTATCCGATCGATCTGGATGCGAAGAGTGGGGTCACCGTGCTGTGCGGGCCCAACATGGGAGGAAAGACGACGGCTCTCAGAACGGTGGGGGCTTTCGTGTTGCTGTTTCAGCTCGGTTATCCCGTCCCAGCTGATAGGTTCACGAGTCCTATCTTCAACGCCGTTCGATTCGTCTCGAGGGGGGAAGAAATCGGGTTCAGTTCGTTCGCCATGGAGATCCGCAGCCTGGTTCAGGCCTTGAAGCTTGAAGGGAAAAAGTTGCTTCTACTCGACGAGTTCGGCGCGAGTACCAATCCGATCGAGGGTGAAGCGCTGGTACTCGCCGTCGTCGAACATTTTTCTGCTTCGCAGGATTACGTCTTTTTGACGACGCACTATCCCCGGGTGGTCCTGAAAGCGGAGAACGTCTATGGCTGTGGAAGAATCAAAAATATCGACGAGGACGATCCACACAAGATGTTTGATTATTCGCTCGTTCCGAACGTCAAGCATGTTGAAAAGATAGGATTAATCATCGCCGGTAAACTCGGCCTGCCTTCCGACGTGCTGGAAAGGGCGAGGAGATACTGTGGAGTGGGGTGA